Proteins encoded in a region of the Streptomyces sp. NBC_01471 genome:
- a CDS encoding RecQ family ATP-dependent DNA helicase, giving the protein MTNSDRSGLRASADSVLARLVGDPTGAATLREDQWRAIEALVADKRRALVVQRTGWGKSAVYFVATSLLRAQGSGPTVIVSPLLALMRNQVDAAARAGIRARTINSSNTEEWETVQSEVSAGEVDVLLVSPERLNNPDFRDDVLPKLSAATGLLVVDEAHCISDWGHDFRPDYRRLRTMLADLPPGVPVLATTATANSRVTADVADQLGTGAGTDALVLRGPLDRESLSLGVVQLPDAAHRLAWLADHIDELPGSGIIYTLTVAAAEEVAAYLRQRGHAVSSYTGKTENADRQQAEDDLLANRVKALVATSALGMGFDKPDLGFVVHLGSPSSPIAYYQQVGRAGRGVEHAEVLLLPGKEDEAIWQYFASVAFPPEQQVRRTLDVLAQAGRPLSLPAIEPLVELRRTRLETMLKVLDVDGAVNRVKGGWTTTGQPWTYDEERYAWVARQRAAEQQAMRDYATTDGCRMEFLRRQLDDEEAAPCGRCDNCAGGRFTADVSTAALDGARGELSRPGVEVEPRKMWPTGLAAVGIDLKGRIAKGEQALPGRALGRLSDIGWGNRLRPMLAPQAPDGPVPDAVADAVVTVLADWARGPGGWASGGQDAPPRPVGVVTIASHTRPQLIESLGHRIADIGRMPLLGRVEYAQSAYERIPPSNSAQRVRALHEAFTVPPELAAALASAGGPVLLVDDLSASGWTLAVAARLLCRSGAKGVFPLVLAIQG; this is encoded by the coding sequence ATGACCAACTCAGACCGCTCCGGCCTCAGGGCATCGGCCGACTCCGTACTGGCCCGTCTCGTCGGCGACCCCACCGGCGCCGCCACACTGCGCGAGGACCAGTGGCGGGCCATTGAGGCCCTTGTCGCGGACAAGCGCCGGGCGCTGGTCGTGCAGCGGACCGGGTGGGGCAAGTCCGCGGTCTATTTCGTGGCGACCTCGCTCCTGCGGGCTCAGGGGAGCGGCCCCACTGTGATCGTCTCTCCCCTCCTGGCGCTGATGCGCAATCAGGTGGACGCCGCAGCACGGGCCGGCATCAGGGCGCGCACCATCAACTCCTCGAACACTGAGGAATGGGAAACGGTCCAGTCCGAAGTGTCCGCAGGCGAGGTCGACGTGCTGCTGGTGAGTCCGGAGCGGTTGAACAATCCGGACTTCCGGGACGACGTACTGCCCAAGCTCTCGGCGGCCACTGGTCTGCTCGTGGTCGACGAGGCCCACTGCATCTCCGACTGGGGCCACGATTTCCGGCCCGACTACCGGAGGCTGCGTACCATGCTCGCGGACCTTCCGCCGGGTGTGCCCGTGCTCGCCACCACGGCCACGGCCAATTCGCGAGTCACCGCCGATGTCGCCGACCAATTGGGGACAGGAGCGGGTACGGACGCACTGGTCCTGCGGGGTCCGCTCGACCGGGAGAGCCTGAGCCTGGGTGTCGTACAGCTCCCGGACGCCGCACACCGACTGGCCTGGCTTGCCGATCACATCGACGAGCTGCCTGGCTCCGGAATCATCTACACACTGACGGTCGCCGCTGCCGAGGAGGTTGCCGCCTATCTGCGCCAGCGCGGCCACGCCGTCTCCTCGTACACCGGCAAGACCGAGAACGCCGACCGCCAGCAGGCGGAGGACGATCTGCTCGCCAACCGCGTCAAGGCACTCGTCGCCACATCCGCACTGGGCATGGGCTTCGACAAACCCGATCTCGGGTTCGTGGTCCACCTCGGTTCGCCCTCCTCCCCCATCGCGTACTACCAGCAGGTGGGCCGCGCGGGCCGCGGTGTCGAGCATGCGGAAGTCCTGCTGCTGCCTGGAAAGGAGGACGAAGCGATCTGGCAGTACTTCGCCTCGGTCGCCTTCCCGCCCGAACAGCAGGTGCGGCGCACCCTCGACGTCCTTGCCCAGGCGGGGAGGCCCCTTTCGCTGCCGGCCATCGAGCCCCTGGTCGAGCTGAGGCGCACCCGGCTGGAGACGATGCTGAAGGTCCTCGACGTCGACGGCGCGGTGAACCGGGTGAAGGGCGGCTGGACCACCACGGGACAGCCCTGGACCTACGACGAGGAGCGCTACGCCTGGGTGGCCAGACAGCGGGCGGCGGAACAGCAGGCCATGCGGGACTACGCGACCACCGACGGCTGCCGGATGGAGTTTCTGCGCCGGCAGCTGGACGACGAGGAGGCAGCGCCCTGTGGTCGCTGCGACAACTGCGCGGGCGGCCGCTTCACCGCAGACGTTTCCACTGCGGCGCTGGACGGGGCGCGGGGTGAACTGAGCAGGCCGGGCGTAGAAGTAGAGCCCCGGAAGATGTGGCCGACGGGACTCGCAGCGGTCGGCATCGACCTCAAGGGCCGCATCGCCAAGGGCGAACAGGCACTTCCCGGCAGGGCGCTCGGCAGGCTCTCGGACATCGGCTGGGGCAACAGACTGCGCCCGATGCTCGCACCGCAGGCCCCCGACGGCCCGGTGCCCGACGCGGTGGCGGACGCTGTGGTGACCGTGCTGGCCGACTGGGCCCGGGGACCGGGAGGATGGGCCTCGGGTGGTCAGGACGCACCGCCCCGGCCGGTGGGTGTCGTCACCATCGCCTCGCACACCCGGCCCCAGCTCATCGAATCACTCGGCCATCGCATCGCGGACATCGGGCGCATGCCGCTGCTAGGCCGGGTCGAGTACGCACAGTCGGCCTACGAACGGATCCCGCCGAGCAACAGCGCCCAGCGGGTGCGCGCGCTGCACGAAGCGTTCACGGTGCCACCCGAACTGGCCGCGGCGCTCGCCTCCGCCGGCGGTCCCGTTCTCCTGGTCGACGACCTCTCGGCGAGCGGATGGACTCTCGCCGTGGCGGCCAGGCTGCTGTGCCGGTCCGGAGCGAAGGGGGTGTTTCCGCTGGTCCTCGCCATTCAGGGGTGA
- a CDS encoding ribonuclease HII, protein MPYEPPTHTVERSLRATTGAKTVAGVDEVGRGAWAGPVTVCAAVTGLRRPPTGLTDSKLISPKRRTELVGLLESWVTAFTLGHASPLEIDELGMTAALRLAAVRALEALPVRPDAVILDGKHDYLGLPWRVRTVIKGDQSCVAVAAASVIAKVRRDAMMAELAAESDVCGGFAFEANAGYPSPVHKAALEERGPTPHHRLSWSYLDGLPQWRHLKKTRLPTEAVALESGGQLGFDF, encoded by the coding sequence ATGCCGTACGAACCACCTACGCACACCGTCGAGCGCTCACTGCGCGCCACTACGGGTGCCAAGACCGTCGCCGGCGTCGACGAGGTCGGACGCGGAGCCTGGGCCGGTCCCGTCACCGTCTGCGCCGCAGTCACCGGACTGCGTCGACCGCCGACCGGACTCACCGACTCCAAGCTGATCAGCCCCAAGCGCCGTACGGAGCTGGTCGGCCTGCTGGAGTCGTGGGTCACTGCCTTCACACTCGGGCACGCCTCTCCGCTGGAGATCGACGAGCTGGGGATGACGGCAGCGCTGCGACTGGCCGCCGTGCGGGCACTCGAAGCACTTCCAGTCCGCCCGGACGCGGTGATCCTCGACGGCAAGCACGACTATCTCGGTCTTCCCTGGCGGGTCCGAACGGTGATCAAGGGTGACCAGTCCTGCGTCGCCGTAGCGGCCGCCTCGGTGATCGCCAAGGTGCGCAGGGACGCGATGATGGCCGAGCTCGCTGCGGAGTCCGATGTGTGCGGGGGCTTCGCCTTCGAAGCCAACGCGGGCTATCCCTCGCCTGTGCACAAAGCGGCGCTGGAGGAGCGGGGGCCCACCCCGCACCACCGGCTCTCCTGGTCCTATCTGGACGGGCTGCCCCAGTGGCGGCACCTGAAGAAGACCCGTCTCCCCACGGAGGCCGTCGCGCTGGAAAGCGGAGGCCAACTCGGCTTCGACTTCTGA
- a CDS encoding ADP-ribosylglycohydrolase family protein — MTAESSFHSVSGSLPDAFGRARASLRGLSVGDALGSQFFAPDNYPLLARREPPAGPWRWTDDTEMACSVLAVLASEDRIDQDALATSFAAHHDFDRGYGPAVNRMLRLVREGGDWRELASALFDGRGSWGNGAAMRIAPLGAWYAHDPEQATHQAEISAYTTHQHREAVVGSMAVAAAAALAADPAGPPTAAALLDGVIGLVPRSAVEAGLRRAKDMLDYDDAGTVAAVLGCGRRTSAHDTVPFALWSAARGLGDFERTFWTTAQVGGDVDTTCAIAGGVVAAGVGGVPPADWLERTEELPEWTPSRPS, encoded by the coding sequence ATGACCGCTGAATCCTCTTTTCACTCCGTTTCCGGATCTCTTCCCGATGCTTTCGGACGCGCGCGGGCCAGCCTGCGCGGGCTCTCCGTCGGTGATGCCCTGGGCTCCCAGTTCTTCGCACCTGACAACTATCCGCTGCTGGCCCGGCGTGAGCCGCCCGCAGGTCCCTGGCGGTGGACCGACGACACCGAGATGGCCTGTTCGGTGCTGGCGGTACTGGCGTCGGAGGACCGGATCGACCAGGACGCACTCGCCACTTCCTTCGCCGCGCACCATGACTTCGACCGGGGCTATGGCCCGGCGGTCAACCGGATGCTGCGGCTGGTCAGGGAAGGGGGCGACTGGCGGGAACTGGCCAGCGCGCTCTTCGACGGCCGGGGTTCGTGGGGGAACGGCGCCGCGATGCGGATCGCCCCGCTCGGCGCCTGGTACGCCCACGATCCGGAGCAGGCCACGCACCAGGCCGAGATCTCCGCCTACACGACACATCAGCACCGTGAGGCGGTGGTGGGCAGCATGGCGGTGGCCGCTGCCGCCGCTCTGGCCGCCGATCCTGCGGGGCCCCCGACCGCAGCGGCCCTGCTGGACGGCGTGATCGGACTCGTACCGCGCAGCGCCGTGGAAGCGGGACTGCGCCGGGCCAAGGACATGCTGGACTACGACGACGCCGGTACGGTCGCCGCAGTGCTGGGATGTGGTCGGCGGACCAGCGCGCACGACACCGTGCCGTTCGCGCTGTGGTCGGCCGCGCGGGGCCTCGGTGATTTCGAGCGGACGTTCTGGACGACGGCCCAGGTAGGCGGTGACGTCGACACGACCTGCGCGATCGCGGGAGGCGTCGTGGCCGCGGGGGTGGGCGGTGTGCCGCCTGCCGATTGGCTGGAGCGGACCGAGGAACTCCCCGAGTGGACACCGTCGCGCCCGTCGTGA
- a CDS encoding histidine phosphatase family protein, producing MARPQRIVLVRHGESEGNADDTVYEREPDHALRLTPSGWRQAEATGARLRELFGREQVSTYVSPYRRTHETFRAFGLDPEQVRVREEPRLREQDWGNWQDRDEVRLQKTYRDAYGHFFYRFAQGESGADVYDRVGSFLESLHRSFEAPDHPPNVLLVTHGLTMRLFCMRWFHWSVAEFEALSNPGNAESRTLVLGEDGKYTLDRPFDHWRVPEPYGVTG from the coding sequence ATGGCACGACCACAACGCATCGTTCTCGTCCGGCACGGGGAGTCGGAGGGCAACGCTGATGACACGGTGTACGAACGCGAACCCGACCACGCCCTGAGGCTCACCCCGAGCGGCTGGAGGCAGGCGGAGGCGACCGGGGCGCGGCTGCGGGAACTCTTCGGCCGGGAACAGGTGAGCACCTATGTCTCGCCGTATCGCCGCACCCACGAGACCTTCCGGGCCTTCGGTCTCGATCCGGAACAGGTAAGGGTCAGGGAGGAGCCCCGGCTGCGCGAGCAGGACTGGGGGAACTGGCAGGACCGGGACGAGGTGCGTCTCCAGAAGACATATCGCGACGCCTACGGCCACTTCTTCTACCGGTTCGCACAGGGGGAGTCCGGGGCCGATGTCTACGATCGCGTCGGATCGTTCCTGGAGAGCCTCCACCGGAGCTTCGAGGCGCCCGACCATCCGCCGAACGTCCTGCTGGTCACGCACGGGCTGACGATGCGGCTCTTCTGCATGCGCTGGTTCCACTGGTCGGTCGCGGAGTTCGAGGCGCTGTCCAACCCGGGGAACGCGGAGTCGCGGACACTGGTGCTGGGGGAGGACGGCAAGTACACGCTGGACCGGCCGTTCGACCACTGGCGCGTTCCGGAACCGTATGGCGTCACCGGTTAG
- a CDS encoding YdbC family protein: MLVKWIRCTVTDPRGFEQGQRRWAGLLGEPGFRGQGGGWSRGRPSVAHVFAFWESRSFYDSFMARAHDRLAAAQAGTFKDMQAKLFEHRFDVRTGFEPRFGDADVVRVAHSRVHSERAEHFALMQEKIWNPAMAGSPGMLRAMFGEAPGDEFLVLSMWQSAAERGKYRPERIERLSLRAQTDADVAALAGDVVQLEPSWTV, encoded by the coding sequence GTGCTGGTCAAGTGGATTCGCTGCACGGTGACAGACCCCAGAGGGTTCGAGCAGGGGCAGCGGAGGTGGGCGGGGCTGCTGGGTGAGCCGGGATTCCGGGGGCAGGGGGGCGGTTGGAGCCGCGGTCGGCCGAGTGTGGCGCATGTGTTCGCCTTCTGGGAGAGCCGGTCCTTCTACGACTCGTTCATGGCGCGTGCGCACGACCGGCTCGCTGCCGCGCAGGCAGGCACGTTCAAGGACATGCAGGCCAAGCTCTTCGAGCACCGGTTCGATGTGAGAACAGGGTTCGAGCCCCGCTTCGGGGACGCGGACGTGGTCCGGGTCGCGCACTCCCGTGTGCACTCCGAGCGGGCCGAGCACTTCGCGCTGATGCAGGAGAAGATCTGGAACCCGGCGATGGCGGGGTCACCCGGGATGCTGCGCGCCATGTTCGGAGAGGCGCCCGGGGACGAGTTCCTCGTGCTCTCGATGTGGCAGTCGGCGGCCGAGCGCGGGAAATACCGGCCGGAGCGGATCGAGCGGCTGTCGCTGCGGGCCCAGACCGACGCGGATGTGGCGGCGCTGGCGGGCGACGTCGTTCAACTGGAACCGTCCTGGACCGTATGA
- a CDS encoding vitamin B12-dependent ribonucleotide reductase, with the protein MTETASGPARGSRAKGAKAAANRQGLRSERIHTTPGVHPYDEVVWERRDVVMTNWRDGSVNFEQHGVEFPDFWSVNAVNIVTSKYFRGAVGADNRENSLKQLIDRVVKTYRKAGEENSYFASPEDAELFDHELTYALLHQVFSFNSPVWFNVGTAQPQQVSACFILSVDDSMESILDWYKEEGMIFKGGSGAGLNLSRIRSSKELLSSGGNASGPVSFMRGADASAGTIKSGGATRRAAKMVVLDVDHPDVEAFIETKVKEEEKIRALRDAGFDMDLGGDDITSVQYQNANNSVRVNDEFMHAVEAGSQFGLRSRMTGEVIEKVDAKALFRKMAEAAHVCADPGIQYDDIINRWHTSPETGRITASNPCSEYMHLDNSSCNLASLNLMKFLRDDDRGNQSFDAERFAKVVELVITAMDISICFADFPTEKIGETTRAFRQLGIGYANLGALLMATGHAYDSDGGRALAGSITSLMTGTSYRRSAELAAVVGPYDGYARNADAHQRVMKQHADANASATRTDDLDSPVWAAATEAWQDVLRLGEKNGFRNAQASVLAPTGTIGLMMDCDTTGVEPDLALVKFKKLVGGGSMQIVNNTVPKALKRLGYQPEQVEAIVAHIADHGNVVDAPGLKPEHYSVFDCAMGERSIAPMGHVRMMAAAQPFLSGAISKTVNMPASSTVEDVEEIYLQGWKLGTKALAVYVENSKVGQPLSAKTKSAGEAEEKTEPKTEKVIEYRPVRKRLPKGRPGITTSFTVGGAEGYMTANSYPDDGLGEVFLKMSKQGSTLAGMMDAFSIAVSVGMQYGVPLETYVSKFTNMRFEPAGMTDDPDVRMAQSIVDYIFRRLALDFLPFETRSALGIHSASERQRHLDTGSYEPGDDDVDVEGLSQSAPRQVEAPKAATPQPEAAAEVPAPKQAHNSTELMEITLGLNADAPLCFSCGTKMRRAGSCYLCEGCGSTSGCS; encoded by the coding sequence ATGACAGAGACGGCGAGCGGCCCGGCACGAGGTTCCCGCGCGAAGGGAGCCAAGGCGGCTGCAAATCGGCAGGGGCTGCGCAGCGAGCGCATCCACACCACTCCCGGCGTGCATCCGTACGACGAGGTCGTCTGGGAACGCCGTGATGTCGTCATGACCAACTGGCGCGACGGCTCGGTCAACTTCGAGCAGCATGGCGTCGAGTTCCCCGACTTCTGGTCGGTGAACGCGGTCAACATCGTCACCAGCAAGTACTTCCGCGGCGCGGTCGGCGCGGACAACCGCGAGAACAGCCTCAAGCAGCTCATCGACCGTGTGGTGAAGACGTACCGCAAGGCTGGCGAGGAGAACAGTTACTTCGCCTCTCCGGAGGACGCCGAGCTCTTCGACCACGAGCTCACCTACGCGCTGCTGCACCAGGTCTTCAGCTTCAACTCGCCGGTCTGGTTCAACGTCGGCACGGCCCAGCCCCAGCAGGTCAGCGCCTGTTTCATCCTCTCCGTCGACGACTCCATGGAGTCCATCCTCGACTGGTACAAGGAAGAGGGGATGATCTTCAAGGGCGGCTCGGGCGCCGGCCTCAACCTCTCCCGTATCCGTTCCTCCAAGGAACTGCTCTCCTCCGGCGGCAACGCTTCGGGCCCGGTCTCCTTCATGCGCGGGGCCGACGCCTCCGCAGGAACGATCAAGTCCGGTGGCGCCACCCGCCGCGCGGCCAAGATGGTCGTCCTCGATGTCGACCACCCGGACGTCGAGGCCTTCATCGAGACCAAGGTGAAGGAGGAGGAGAAGATCCGCGCCCTGCGCGACGCGGGCTTCGACATGGACCTGGGCGGCGACGACATCACGTCCGTCCAGTACCAGAACGCCAACAACTCGGTCCGGGTGAACGACGAGTTCATGCACGCGGTCGAGGCCGGATCCCAGTTCGGTCTGCGCTCGCGCATGACCGGCGAGGTCATCGAGAAGGTCGACGCCAAGGCCCTCTTCCGCAAGATGGCCGAGGCCGCGCACGTCTGTGCCGACCCCGGGATCCAGTACGACGACATCATCAACCGGTGGCACACCTCGCCCGAGACGGGCCGGATCACCGCGTCCAACCCGTGCAGCGAGTACATGCACCTGGACAACTCGTCGTGCAACCTCGCCTCGCTCAACCTCATGAAGTTCCTGCGCGACGACGACCGGGGCAACCAGTCGTTCGACGCCGAGCGCTTCGCCAAGGTGGTCGAGCTGGTCATCACTGCGATGGACATCTCGATCTGCTTCGCCGACTTCCCCACCGAGAAGATCGGTGAGACGACCCGCGCCTTCCGTCAGCTCGGCATCGGCTACGCCAACCTCGGCGCGCTGCTCATGGCGACCGGTCACGCGTACGACAGCGACGGCGGCCGCGCGCTGGCCGGCTCCATCACCTCGCTGATGACCGGCACCTCGTACAGGCGCTCCGCCGAGCTCGCCGCGGTCGTCGGCCCGTACGACGGCTACGCCCGGAACGCGGACGCCCACCAGCGCGTCATGAAGCAGCACGCGGACGCCAACGCGTCGGCCACGCGCACCGACGACCTGGACAGCCCGGTCTGGGCCGCAGCCACGGAGGCCTGGCAGGACGTCCTGCGCCTCGGCGAGAAGAACGGTTTCCGCAACGCACAGGCTTCGGTGCTCGCACCGACCGGCACCATCGGTCTGATGATGGACTGCGACACCACAGGAGTCGAGCCCGACCTGGCCCTGGTGAAGTTCAAGAAGCTCGTCGGCGGCGGCTCGATGCAGATCGTGAACAACACGGTCCCCAAGGCCCTCAAGCGTCTCGGGTACCAGCCGGAGCAGGTCGAGGCGATCGTCGCCCACATCGCCGACCACGGCAATGTCGTCGACGCCCCCGGACTCAAGCCGGAGCACTACTCGGTCTTCGACTGCGCCATGGGTGAACGTTCCATCGCGCCCATGGGCCACGTACGGATGATGGCGGCCGCCCAGCCGTTCCTCTCCGGAGCGATCTCCAAGACGGTCAACATGCCGGCGTCCAGCACGGTCGAGGACGTCGAGGAGATCTACCTCCAGGGCTGGAAGCTCGGCACCAAGGCGCTCGCCGTGTACGTCGAGAACTCCAAGGTCGGCCAGCCGCTCTCGGCCAAGACCAAGTCCGCAGGGGAGGCTGAGGAGAAGACGGAGCCGAAGACCGAGAAGGTCATCGAGTACCGCCCGGTCCGCAAGCGCCTGCCGAAGGGCCGCCCCGGCATCACCACCTCCTTCACGGTGGGCGGCGCCGAGGGGTACATGACGGCCAACTCCTACCCGGACGACGGTCTCGGTGAGGTCTTCCTGAAGATGTCCAAGCAGGGGTCGACCCTCGCGGGCATGATGGACGCCTTCTCGATCGCGGTCTCGGTCGGTATGCAGTACGGCGTCCCGCTGGAGACGTACGTATCGAAGTTCACCAACATGCGCTTCGAGCCGGCCGGTATGACGGACGACCCCGACGTACGGATGGCGCAGTCGATCGTCGACTACATCTTCCGCCGTCTGGCGCTCGACTTCCTGCCCTTCGAGACGCGCTCGGCGCTGGGTATCCACTCGGCCTCGGAGCGTCAGCGCCACCTGGACACCGGTTCTTACGAGCCGGGCGACGACGACGTGGACGTGGAGGGCCTGTCCCAGTCCGCACCGCGCCAGGTGGAGGCCCCGAAGGCAGCCACGCCGCAGCCGGAGGCCGCTGCCGAGGTGCCCGCTCCGAAGCAGGCGCACAACTCGACCGAGTTGATGGAGATCACGCTGGGCCTGAACGCCGATGCCCCGCTCTGCTTCTCCTGCGGTACGAAGATGCGCCGTGCGGGCAGCTGCTACCTCTGTGAGGGGTGCGGCTCGACCAGCGGCTGCAGCTGA